A region from the Fibrobacter sp. genome encodes:
- a CDS encoding glutamate synthase subunit beta: MGRATGFLKYKRVEMKKRPVEERVKDYREIAELQPEEELTRQGARCMDCGIPFCHAMGCPVLNLIPEFNDLVYRGKWKEAWERLEMTNNLPEITGRICPAPCEAACTLSINSSPVTIRQIELAIIERAFREGWVRPLKPLKESGKKVAVIGSGPSGLAAAQQLRRYGHSVTLFEKSSKPGGILRFGVPSFKLEKRIVDRRVQQMSEEGVVFETDIDVGEDISVRYLRRSFDAILLTTGAGHPRDIMVPGRGLEGIHFAMDFLKGANLFSAGEVGEREIISARNKTVLILGGGDTGADCTGTSVRQGAKKVYQYEIMPKPMEWPHSHNPSWPNWPQILRTSTSHEEGCEREWGVSLVQLTGRDIKVQQAHFVRVEWKKNPETGAMKMTEVPGSEFSLDVDMVLLALGFVHTEHSRLTEELGVEYDNRGNIKTDSSYATTVPGVFSAGDASTGASLVVRAVFHGRQAADSIHKYLS, from the coding sequence ATGGGCAGGGCAACCGGTTTTCTGAAATATAAAAGGGTAGAGATGAAAAAGCGCCCTGTTGAGGAGCGCGTAAAAGACTACCGCGAGATCGCGGAGCTTCAGCCGGAAGAGGAGCTCACACGTCAGGGTGCACGATGTATGGACTGTGGAATTCCCTTCTGTCATGCGATGGGGTGTCCGGTACTCAATCTGATTCCTGAGTTCAACGACCTTGTTTACAGGGGAAAGTGGAAAGAGGCCTGGGAGCGTCTGGAGATGACAAACAATCTTCCGGAAATCACAGGACGTATCTGTCCTGCGCCATGTGAGGCAGCGTGTACTCTTTCGATCAATTCAAGTCCTGTTACCATAAGGCAGATAGAGCTGGCGATAATAGAGCGGGCATTCAGGGAGGGGTGGGTTCGGCCGTTAAAGCCTTTGAAAGAATCAGGGAAAAAGGTGGCTGTTATCGGCTCCGGTCCATCGGGACTGGCTGCGGCACAGCAGCTTCGAAGGTATGGGCATTCTGTAACTCTCTTCGAGAAATCCTCTAAACCCGGTGGCATATTGCGGTTCGGGGTACCCAGTTTCAAGCTCGAAAAGAGAATTGTTGACAGAAGAGTACAGCAGATGTCTGAGGAAGGGGTGGTTTTTGAGACGGATATAGATGTGGGCGAGGATATTTCCGTCAGGTACCTGAGACGCAGTTTTGATGCTATTCTTCTGACGACGGGTGCAGGTCATCCGCGTGATATAATGGTTCCGGGACGTGGGCTTGAGGGGATCCATTTCGCGATGGACTTTCTTAAAGGGGCAAACCTGTTTTCAGCAGGTGAAGTGGGTGAGAGGGAGATTATCAGCGCCAGGAACAAAACAGTGCTTATTCTTGGCGGAGGAGATACCGGAGCTGACTGTACTGGTACATCTGTGCGTCAGGGCGCAAAGAAAGTGTATCAGTACGAGATTATGCCCAAGCCGATGGAGTGGCCGCACTCCCACAATCCCTCATGGCCTAACTGGCCTCAGATCCTGCGCACGTCAACATCGCATGAGGAGGGGTGTGAAAGGGAGTGGGGTGTGTCACTCGTTCAATTGACCGGAAGGGATATCAAAGTTCAGCAGGCACACTTTGTCAGGGTCGAGTGGAAAAAGAATCCGGAGACCGGAGCGATGAAGATGACTGAAGTGCCGGGTTCGGAATTTTCTCTCGATGTTGACATGGTTTTACTGGCGCTTGGGTTTGTGCACACAGAACACAGCAGGCTTACAGAGGAACTGGGTGTCGAATATGACAATAGAGGAAATATCAAGACAGACAGTTCCTATGCCACAACGGTTCCAGGGGTATTTTCAGCAGGTGATGCATCCACAGGAGCGTCACTTGTGGTAAGGGCTGTTTTCCATGGCCGTCAGGCGGCTGATTCGATTCATAAATATCTGTCCTGA
- a CDS encoding M48 family metalloprotease translates to MRPLLISEEDEIKLGNSFKAQILSDTREYPQYNRNQAVIRFVDSVGQYLASVQDERPNLPFTFTILDKDDEINAFAIPGGHVFVYTGLLRNIQSTSELAGVLAHEIAHITLYHGVNKMVQGEALNLVNTILFGSDSSSIAGAIANLVESLAFLKLSKNDEYDADKYSVRYTTDAGINPAGMKHFLKFLLDKYSEEPKIFEPLSTHPRTSERINAIEKEISRTPGAPKDDTSLLYKEEYQKIKGLI, encoded by the coding sequence TTGAGACCGCTTTTAATATCAGAGGAAGATGAGATAAAACTGGGAAACAGTTTCAAAGCACAGATTCTCTCCGATACCCGGGAGTATCCCCAATACAATAGAAACCAGGCTGTCATAAGATTCGTTGATTCAGTTGGACAGTATCTGGCTTCTGTTCAGGATGAGCGCCCGAACCTTCCTTTCACCTTCACAATACTCGACAAAGATGATGAAATAAATGCGTTTGCGATCCCTGGCGGACATGTTTTTGTCTATACCGGGCTTTTGAGAAATATCCAGAGCACATCTGAACTTGCCGGAGTGCTTGCACACGAGATCGCGCACATTACCCTCTATCACGGCGTTAACAAGATGGTACAGGGGGAAGCTTTAAACCTTGTAAACACTATCCTCTTTGGCAGCGACTCCTCCTCAATTGCCGGAGCTATCGCAAACCTTGTTGAAAGCCTGGCATTTCTGAAATTAAGCAAAAACGATGAGTACGATGCGGACAAGTACTCGGTTCGGTATACCACAGATGCTGGAATCAACCCTGCAGGGATGAAACATTTTCTTAAATTTTTACTTGACAAGTATAGTGAAGAACCAAAAATTTTCGAGCCTCTCTCCACCCACCCGCGTACAAGTGAGCGTATCAATGCTATCGAAAAGGAGATTTCCAGAACCCCCGGAGCTCCTAAAGACGATACATCGCTGCTGTATAAAGAGGAATACCAGAAGATTAAGGGGCTGATTTAA
- a CDS encoding glycoside hydrolase: protein MKSLFIKKAVHSLSIFAVNGIVCLLLLLAPSSVRAAYSIPVQVEAEDLLLSNGATVTTNVYGTEYPGYSGEGFVWVSNSGTLAFEVTITEKGMYELSTRCWMYLGEEGDTRLQAVTVNGKKIGDFYIPNKNEWIDFSFGFTFLEAGTAKIEIGTSGSWGFILYDKVTFDHADMPDLNISPATCDPNATPETKALKQYLTSVYGKFVISGQQEIYGGGNDGNMELEFEYIYEKTGKYPAIRGFDLMNYNPLYGWEDSTTARMIKWVRERNGIATASWHITVPQNFTNYTLGEFVDWQQCTYKPTASFKTANCLNETTKEHAYLMMAIDSLAKQLLILQEAKVPVLFRPFHEAEGNNNTDGSGAWFWWGSGGAEVYKQLWRLLYTTLTEKYGLHNLIWEVNLYTYANSFEWYPGDDCVDIVGYDKYEGSPYTWETSAVTTVFLSLVNYTNDTKMVALTENDVIPDIQNIVNEGAWWLYFCPWYGEFLMSSRYNDPVLLNTIYNSEYVITLDELPADLYTKSVNTVVNKRYTVYKRSEQPRTLLILNNSSSKQLSGKRDFFSLSGRRADMKSRKILNKGIYIKKK from the coding sequence ATGAAAAGTCTGTTCATCAAAAAGGCCGTCCATTCACTTTCCATATTTGCAGTGAATGGGATTGTATGTTTACTTCTCTTACTGGCACCATCTTCTGTGAGAGCCGCCTATTCCATTCCGGTACAGGTCGAAGCCGAAGATCTGTTGTTAAGTAACGGGGCTACTGTTACCACCAATGTCTATGGAACCGAATATCCCGGGTATTCCGGGGAAGGATTTGTATGGGTATCCAATTCCGGTACATTGGCATTTGAGGTTACAATAACGGAAAAAGGGATGTATGAGCTGTCAACAAGATGCTGGATGTACCTGGGGGAGGAGGGTGACACAAGACTTCAGGCTGTAACCGTAAATGGCAAAAAAATCGGGGATTTCTATATCCCAAACAAAAACGAATGGATTGATTTCAGTTTCGGATTTACTTTCCTTGAGGCAGGTACGGCAAAAATCGAGATTGGTACCTCAGGAAGCTGGGGATTTATCCTTTATGACAAAGTAACATTTGACCATGCAGATATGCCTGATCTTAACATTTCACCCGCGACCTGTGATCCAAATGCGACACCCGAGACAAAGGCACTCAAGCAATACCTTACCAGTGTGTATGGAAAGTTTGTCATCTCCGGACAGCAGGAGATTTACGGTGGGGGAAATGACGGCAATATGGAGCTGGAGTTTGAATATATCTATGAAAAGACCGGTAAATATCCTGCGATCAGAGGCTTTGACCTGATGAACTATAATCCTTTGTATGGATGGGAGGATAGTACGACGGCCAGGATGATAAAGTGGGTAAGGGAGCGCAATGGTATCGCGACTGCATCATGGCATATTACCGTACCGCAAAATTTTACAAATTATACTCTCGGGGAGTTCGTTGATTGGCAACAGTGCACATATAAACCTACTGCCAGTTTTAAAACTGCAAATTGCCTCAATGAAACTACCAAAGAACATGCATACCTGATGATGGCCATTGATTCTCTTGCAAAGCAGCTTCTCATTCTCCAGGAGGCAAAAGTTCCTGTCCTGTTCCGTCCTTTCCATGAGGCAGAGGGGAATAACAACACAGACGGCTCAGGGGCGTGGTTCTGGTGGGGATCGGGAGGCGCGGAAGTCTACAAGCAACTCTGGAGATTGCTTTATACTACTCTGACGGAAAAATACGGGCTTCACAATCTGATCTGGGAGGTTAATCTATACACCTATGCAAATTCTTTCGAATGGTATCCCGGAGATGACTGTGTAGACATAGTCGGCTATGACAAGTATGAGGGATCTCCCTACACATGGGAAACAAGTGCTGTAACAACGGTATTTCTATCTCTGGTCAATTACACAAATGATACAAAGATGGTTGCCCTGACCGAAAACGATGTCATACCGGATATCCAGAACATTGTCAATGAGGGAGCCTGGTGGCTGTATTTCTGCCCCTGGTATGGTGAATTTCTCATGAGTTCAAGATACAATGACCCGGTATTGCTTAATACTATTTATAACAGTGAGTATGTAATAACTCTGGATGAGCTCCCGGCAGATTTATATACAAAGTCAGTAAATACGGTTGTCAATAAAAGATATACAGTTTATAAAAGATCTGAGCAACCCCGCACACTTCTGATACTAAACAACAGCTCATCAAAACAGCTTTCAGGTAAGAGAGATTTTTTCTCGTTGTCGGGAAGAAGAGCGGATATGAAGTCGCGGAAGATTTTAAATAAGGGCATTTATATAAAAAAGAAATAG